Part of the Mytilus trossulus isolate FHL-02 chromosome 2, PNRI_Mtr1.1.1.hap1, whole genome shotgun sequence genome is shown below.
TTGTGACATGACATCTTGATAATCTAAACAAACTCAATGATTGTATATACCACACACATatatgtatttcaaataaacataTGAAATAGAATATTATAAATTGTAGGGTGCCGACTTTGTTGAATTTGACGTCATGTTGAGTAAAGACCTGGTACCAGTAATTTATCACGATTTTCACGCGTTTGCAACATACAGAAAGGTAGGGAgattgtttatcttttaatttattcatacattatttaaataaactgtaaggtatttttattttgtaatttcagaCAGTTGTATACTGTACTAAATAAAACAAGGAAATAATATGCaagtaataaatgttaaaatacatATGGGCCGTATAATCTAGGATTTTGCCTGTTTATGAGCGCATACTGTGTTTCTATTATTTCAAAGTATTTCATATTGAGTCTCGTATTggtaaaattaaatgcaaactGCAGCATGGAGATAACAGTCAACGAAAAGTGAATGAATTCTACGCTTTACACTAGACAGTCGTACAACTTATGAAGATAGAACTTGTCATAACAAAGTTTAGAAGGAAAGAAGTAACATTAATAAGTTttatgatgagtcttttgaagacgaaaacGCGTGTCAGgcgaaaatacaaaatttaatgctggtatctatgatgaatcttttgaagacgaaaacGCGTGTCAGgccaaaatacaaaatttaatcctggtatctatgatgagtttatttctaaCTACAACCACAAAATGTTGACAATGAAAAGTAATGCAAAGTTTTTTGCAGATGATTATCAATTGAAAGTATTTCCTTTCATGTAACATTCGAAGATAAGTTTTACTTGAGATAAATATTTGACAGAATAAATCCAAATTTTCATAATCATActaattctttatttaattttagaaaaggCGAGATGAACTTGAAAACTTCAGGGTATCAGTGAAGGATCTTACTGTTGCTGAGCTTCAATCTATGCAggtgtttattatttttttaattattgcataaaaagttatttcaaaacaaagaaaTCGCCTAATAGCGACTTTAAATGTTACATTTTACTCAGATGATGACGCACGAAGACGATTTAACAAAGAAATCACCAAAAATCGATTTTAAATGTTACATTTAAAAGttgattctaaaaaaaaatggaatcaGTGTTGCCTGGATTCTGATCTTGTGCAATTGAactatttatctattataattattctgttatttttaattgcagTCAAAACAGAATTGCAGTAAGCTCTTCGCTCATACGAGTACAACccatttcaaaatgaaacacCTATTctgatatatatttctttaccAAGAAACTGTTATGTAATATTTAGCTGCTATGGTATATTGTAGACATCTTTTTTTAAGGTTCAAGGTTGTCTAAATGTGGCCgttaatttcaacttcaccataatatattataaaaatcattatgTGATTCATAAATTGAGAAAACCGCTTCGGATgcatgaaaattataaaaaaaaaattccattcATTTTTGTACTATTTTAAAGTCGATATTATAGCTTCTTTATGGGTTAATAGTTTCCAATGTCAGCAGATGTTgcttatattatcaaaatacgACAATTGTGAGTTTTTAAGCCGACTGAAATCTTACGGAACGCAAGCAGCAGACTACTTTCCAAAATGTTCCGTTTGCTAAAGGAGCCTGTAGTTCTAATGAATCCTTTGACAGAAAACTGTACTGTTTCACGGATTAAGTCCAAATTTAATTGTACAAGTCATTgttatagttttgaaaaatggGGCTTTACTTCGAGCATGGGAGACAACCATAACAAATGTATAGAAagtcatttgtgcatttttatagCTTAGCAGTTATTGAAACAGTTATCAAGCATTTGTGTGGTTTGCTTCTGTCTATTAGAAGGATCCTGCAGGGATATTATTCACCCTGATTAAAAGCATTAAAATGTTAGGATCAAATTAAAGACATGTGAAACCTCAAAAACCCGATATATTTTTCGTTTGCAAAATGACCACAGCGTGACcctctcgtaaaaatccggtgatcgcaatacgcatggatctgtccttaaaataaactattatctgattatacatgttaaacacgtgctcaatgtCCACGTTTacttgttgattgtttactgtAAGGTGTTATTCGGTAAACTTCGACCTTTAAGtagctgccatattttcactttataacagacagagagagaaagcaaattgacgattatacgatatGATTGcgtaaaaaagataaaatcgtgcacacaAGACTACgtttaaattcacattgcgataagacgtgtcacggtacttgtctatcccaaattcatgtatttggttttgatgttatatttgttattctcgtgggattttgtctgattcttggtccgtttctgtgtgcgttacattttagtgttgtgtcgttgttctcctcttatatttgatgcgttttcaTCGACTTTAGATTGTTACCCcgcttttgttttttgtccatgcatttatgagttttgaacagcggtatactactgttgcctttatttatgatatatatacatgcgTTGGATCAataattggataaacattatttttcaccagtcactcgtttcttGTGACTTTAAACTTCTCCCAGTTGAATACCtagttttaaattcaaatgatttgaaatacattttataatcttaatttaaacttaatcatgtttaacttaattctttcatagctacaaaaaaacaaatagataagtTATTTTGACTGTACCTGTAGAAAATGAATGGTTTAAAACTAGTCATGTTTTGAGCCCTTTTTAGCTTGCTATTGGATGTGAACCAATGCTCTGTGTGAAAGACCTTACTTTGacgtataatggtttacttttacaaattgtgacttggatggagagttgtctcattgacaatcataccaaatcttcttatatatatttagtaacTAGCAGAATTAGATGTTGTTCAGTAGTCCTGTTGTACATTGAGACATCGTCATTTAGTTATGCAGATGAATTTCAAATCTCTTTTGTAGTTGTCATCTGTTCATGCTGCACACGAGAAGGACGCGCATGCGTCTGGTGAGTAGTTTATTGTATCTTTGTTTTTACGACAGCTTTGATAATAGATAAGAAAGATAAGAGAGAACAACACGATTCATACTCTATTTAAATGGTGAGAACAAACTACACTTTAAAAATCCACAAATAAACCATGCAATTGTTTACTACCTACAAATTTATCAGACCACTCATACTGTTTGTTGATCATTATTTTATTCGAGCTAGCAAGGAAGCTCTGTCTATTGGGTACATTGTACTCGTTTGGACTGATAGTCCAAATGCAATATGTACCGACCCAGTGGTAGTCAAACAAATGGGGTTTTCGTATTTTTAACTTATAATTGATTTTGACAAATGATTGAGTATTATAAGGTACTGTAAAGAAcacattacaaaatatattgaaaactgaatcgttttaattttgatattgtatTGTAGATGAGAGATATGAAGACAACGTTGATCCAAAAGAAACACAACCGTTCCCTACCTTGAAACAATGTTTTGAAGATGTTGATGAGCATGTAGGATTTAATGTGGAAGTTAAATATCCGATGCTTAGGATGGTCAGTTTTACATAATTATAAGCCTAGTATCTTACGTTACTCTAAGAGTATAAACAACCACTGTGTATATGATAATGCTGGTGAACGTTTAATACCAAGCATTGTTAGTAGTCGTCATGTTCAAGTTGAGATGAGAGATAATTGATTTGGTTATCATCTGTTTAGTCCTGAATTacatgaccaaaatatttgccactgggcaAAATCAATCTAGTAATCATTATCTATAAGTTTACTGTTAATgagttataaattaaattattcaaacCACTATGGTGTTCCTCCCATAGTCATATAATTGCCTTAGCCGTATATGACATTAGTTTTCGGATTTTCAGTTATAACtatcttcaactttatattgaATGTGGCCTTCCTATCGTGTTCGAGGTCCACTGGTGAGATTTGATTGTATGTAACTCCTATATGACATACAAGATTTTTTCCCTGGTATATTTGATGAGTATTTACACTAGTTATATGCAATTCATTTTGCAAaagagaaaatattaaaatcggGGTCAATTTGAAACCACTTATGAAACTTGAGCACTTGTTTTTCGACAATTAAACATGTTCTGAATATTTGACAATGTGATATATGGAGATGGGATTTAAATGCCAAGGAGACCAGTATCTACTAAAGACTTTTGAATATCAGATTTAAACAATTACAGTTCGCTGAACatcattaaataatgaaaaaaaacatattcttaATGCTTTGAATGTAAGGAAATTGGAATACAAATATTAGTTTTATGtggtatgaaataaaattaacactTACGAATTCCGATTTTCCGAATTTCTTATTATTGATTAACCTTCAGCAGAAATAATGAGCCTAAACATCTAAATGCCAGGAATGAACATATCTGTAAAACCATTTGAGCTTTATCATCTTTGTGGCAAAAATGAAcctaaatgaaatatcaaaatttcttttttcctGAAGGAATTAAAACATTACTTTCCTAATagtttcttaaatattttttgttttttttttatgtatcagTGCCCAAATATAAGCGGTTACTCATGACAAAAAATGATGACCCATAACACTAACCCTTAACATATTAtaatgcaaacatttttttaagcgTTAGAGCTAAAAAGTAATCCAGCGTCCGTATTGGTTGaagatattattttcataaaattaagatattcataaataaaggcaacagtagtactgtaaaccaactaattttcgcgaccgatttattttcgcgagtagaaaaaaaACGCGAATATAAATAGTCGAGAACATGTCAAATTTAGATATTTCCATACTAAACTACTTACAGTAGatagaaaatcgcgaaattaaatagccgcgaaaTAGACtagaaagggtaaaacgcgaaataaagtatccgcgaaaataagttggtttacagtataccgctgttccaaagtcataaatcgattgagaggaaacaaattcgggttacaaactaaaaccaatgGAAACACAGCAACTATGAGAGGAAAAAACGAAATAACTGACCATATATAAAGtgcaatataaaacaaacaacaatgcaacatacattaGAAATGAACTATTAGTGCTATAACAACTGCCAAATTCCAGACATGGTATAGGATTTCTTTTAATCACAttgaaatgatgatttttgtaaatgatgaaAGATGTGCTTTGTATTTATTTCGTTTCACATACTCAACTAAggtttcaatatatattttctagtACAGTGAACCGTAGATGTTTCATTTTGTTGTGTTACAAGAAATCATGATGGGCGTAATCAAGTGCagcatttatttctaaatttcattttcaagatGTTATTTATTTCGTTTCACatacttttctgtttttatactgcaactagttgtgtttatttccttGATATAGTAAcatagctatattttgtataatgtcaatttcatcatggaacatTTTCTTCACAATCAGGAGTCCATTAGGGGATGAACACAAgtttgaataaaggcaacagtagtataccgatgttcaaaactccacggacaaaaaacaaaatccgtGTAACAAACTAGAACTCagagaaacgcattaaatataagagtagaacaacgacacaacttacataaaaatgacatttgtgttacgatttaaaaagctatcagtgtattaatttaagttgcagtataaaaacaatattaagtcaatgtcataaaaatataaactttttttgtacTCGGCGCAAAACTTGGGAAGGGCTCGGTAGAACCTCACCCTTCCCCAGTTTATCAGccttatacaaaaaaaatatattttcctgGCATTGACCCAATATTGTATATTTCCCTTAATGAAATAAGAATTTCCAAATTAAATTTATGTCAAAAACGAGATGTGatattttgatgtatttttagCTTGTGATGGAAACGATCTTTTTAAAGAGTATGTGACAAAAATGTATCTATTGAAAATAAACGTGACACTATAGACAATACACATTTTGtagactttttttcttttctttttttcacagAATGGATTTATTGAAGAGTCTAGTTATTTTGACAGAAACAAATTTgttgatataattttaaaatcagtatTTGAAAACGCAAAACATCGACGAATAGTTTTCTCAAGTTTTGATCCTGATATATGCACATTGTAAGTATGTattaatttgtgaaaaaatctgAATATTTCCAATCATTACATTCGAAACctgtacattaaaaaaaaacgagttgggaaaagttaaaaaaaaactaagtacTGAATAAGTACAGAGAAGAAAATAATATcctataataatttttttttatgtaaggCATCTGACTGACAGTGTGTtgtctatcagctcatagacgTAATgttgtcatgtgaccgtgacgtcagcAACGTTTTACACGATCTTTTCCAGCTAAAAtagaatttgaaattattttatgctgaataactgtaatattttttctgtctattcgaaataacataaataaactggtgaaagctttaaaataacccgctacaaagttattcagtgtgcacatATGTTCATTTcgttcattttaattttttaattttttgctttgttgtttgtttgtctattttagTCTTAagatttaaatcttttttttaattacctaTCCAAAAGATACACTATTAATTTTCGcttattaataaattaatcattttagtaactgtgagtactcgCAGATCTGTACTTTGTGTCTATAGTGTTTCTGTTTGTTATAGTTGTGTTTTGTGCTGTGTATTGATCTTATGCGTTAATCCCCATTTAACTGATATTTCTAGTTTTTTTATTGTGCTGTTGCCCAATCGTCTCAGGTTAAGAGGCGGATGTGGGAAACCACACACATGTTTAAGCCCTCCGCATTATCTGTTTGCCTTTCTTGTGTCAGGAGCGTAATTCAGTGGTTTGTCTTGTTGCTGTTTATCACATTTATTTTAGGTCATTGTTTTGTgaataaataaggccgctagttttcccattgaatttattttggaGCTTCTTATATCTTTCATATGTGGTATTAAGATTACTCATCATTGaaagctgtctcattggcaaatgTACCTCATGCACTTGAATTAACATgggatatatatgtatttattagaATTAAAATAGTAATGATAGCACCATGTCAGTTAACCCAGAATAGGTCATAACTATTTAAGAAATGTAATTCTTTATGTCTTTCCCTTTAGACTGCGATTAAAACAGAATAAATATCCTGTTTTATTGCTTACCGTTGGACGCATACGGCATGATGAAGAGAGGGCAGATCCTAGATGTGTATATGTTCCGATTGGCgtcaaatttgtcaattttgcaaatatattggtaaatattaaatatacttgTCTGTCTGAATCACATATCTTTTATTCAACGAAGTATTAATTTCTTGCTTTTAAAGAAAGTATCATGTAATTAATTTGCAGCATTATTGTTTGTATGAATTATAAGATTTGTCAATTTAATAACAGTTTTGAATAACACTATCAGGTTAAAATACAGATgacttttgttttcaaatccTGTTAAAATTTTGCTtaacatatatttctttttatggtGTTCTATTTAAAGGGGAtaaatgtaaattcaaaaacaatacTTGAAAACCATGAACTTATCAAAGAAGTTAAAAAATCAGGACAAGTGCTGTTCTGTTGGGGAGAGGAAACCAATGATTCAAATGTGATCAACAAGTTACGAGAATTAGGTGTAGATGGCATTATATATGATAGGTAAGTAAACaattcatatcaacaatatataatactttatatGAGAGTATTGTCTTTCACTATACGTATTCGATCCTTTAAATCCTTTATTGCGtggtttatttaaaatcatcttTTCGCATGATTGTTCAATTACATTGCATTTCATAAATATAAGGTAAGTTTTGCTATTAACTGGTGCACTTGTTCCCTAATTGTTATGTTAATTTCACTATTAACTGGCTCTTTTGTTTCCCTTAATGTGTCAAAATTCAATGAAGtaaagattttataaatttcatgagTCATTTATTTGCCATGGCCATGCAGGAGCTATCatataagataacaaaaataccgaacaccAGGAAATTTCATAGAGGAAAGTTCCTAAACACATTGCAAAATCGAAAGCTCAAACATaccaaacgaatggaaacaAATGCCATACTGCTGAAAATTAGTATTTCTTCGTAACGCTCTTTTTAACATACGGATTGTGCTGATTATCTTGATGTGAAGTCGACCAATACCATTTTCCTGTTATTGGTAAATATACAACTACAAACAGAATTTCGTAGAAATACTCGCGCATGATTTATTTCCTGAAGGTTATGTTGGATTTATGACATAAACATAgctaatgaaaatattaaatgaacTGTTATTGATCttattttgtattcaattatgatgtaaaatacttaaattttagaTGGATGGTACATGAGGATGTTACAGATTTGTGGATTGTAAATGACGCTAACAACATCATTGGGTAACTTTCAGCATTAGACTTTATTTAACTTGAATTGATTACAAATATTATATGAAATGATACATTGCActttatatatgataaatgcaTTTACTTTGgaaattaattaattgtattaacGATGAAGGatgtaaaagaggggcgaaagataccagaggaacattcaaactcatagatcgaaaatgaacgccatggctcaaaatgaaaaagacagacagacaaacaatagtacacaagacacaaccaagaaaactaaagactaagcaatacaaaccccaccaaaagtaggagtgatctcaggtgctctggagtGTTAGTCgatcctgctccacacgtggtacccgtcatgttgcttatgttattacaaacccggtaaataatataattctgtaagtcacattcatgaaaagggaggggtattgtagttacgacattagGAACATATACGCTATCATCTGCGAAACTGGCTATATCGCTTCACAGAGTAtaacaaaaactatatattatgagttatttaataataatttgagataaaaaagaaaagttgaTGTGAAAACACAAGTCCTTAATCCATGACTACGTTAATGAAAATAGTTCGGTGTTAATAATGTCTGAAAACAATTTATGTACCGACACTGACAGCCGCAGTAGTCACAACATTAAAAGTAAAGAAAGGGAAAATCATCATCACCGGAACTTGTGATTGCAAGATATAACACATTTTTGTATAGCCTATATCAATGAGATTATTCACATTTATGTGTCAGGCATTGTTCTTAAAAAAGTGTGTGTCCCGTTATTTTTTCCAGAATTGATCAATTGAAAAGCACGAAAGAGAATGTATTCAAGATGGAAAAGAGATTGAAAGAAAAACCTGTAGATAAAGACAGCACGTGATACACAATAACGTAGGATGTTCAATACTAGTGGTCTTAATAAGACATAAAGCCATCATATAATAAGTTCATGCTTATAtgttgtaaaagaaaacaacattcCAATACTTTGCTTATCGGACAATATATTCGACTATCTTTTTCCCTGAAGTAAGGGCAATGGTAGTTCTTGACTTGTTTGATGTTTAGTTATAGTTATTGTGTTAAGCTTTCAAGATCTAATATTTTGCATTGATAGATAATTAAGATGCGatgatttagtttttttaaatgctaGAAACATGTGACATACAGCTTACTGTGTTCCTTAATTGTTAAAGGTTTAAAAACGAAAACATATAATCAATGGCAATGAATTTCGTCACTTTGATTTACTTCAGTTATAAGTGTAGAAAGTATGGCTTACTctctttatatattatattttaaattgatttacttGCCTATATCAACATAAATACATAATTTCTATGTAGCAAAGTAACAAAATTCACCGCATATATGTCCAAATGGCTGTATTCAGAATCTCGTGTTCTATTATTTATGGTTTATGTTGAgttgttatgttttgttttgattttaacaaaagtgTATTTTTTACGTTGCAGTCTCATTATGTTATGTAATTATACTTCTTTCTTTCAATAgtgtttgtatataatatattatatgatgCAACATATTGCAACTGTGTAcctaacattatttttacacaATCACAATGGcataattattctttttatcatGTGATACAGTATAGTTTTATGTTTATGAAAAATTCATTATTGAATAGCAGTGTCATcagtgtatatttttatatagtatCGAAATGCTAgacaaataataaaagtttcatttaaaaattattcattaGGAGTGCCATAGTCTAAAATTCATTcaattttgatgtgtttgtgttccaaaaatagtttttttttgttggataAAAAGCTCCTGCGAATTTGTCacgttttaatttgtttatttgtttctaaatgcCGAAAATTGAAAGAACTCAAAAATTAGTAGTTTGTTGTAAAACTGGTACACACCGTCTTGTATTTGAAAATTCCagaatattattttgaataattgaacTCTGATTACATTGCAGTTTTTGCAAAGTATTACATATTTGCATGATGTACATTTCCTATGCATTAAGATCTAGCACTCTATCAGATAAATACtcagaatatttttaatatatgtttagtgacatgttcaaaaattgtccatgttttttttatattagatatGAAGGCATCAATAAAAATGGCGAATctcgttttaatttttttttatatattagtcaatcaaatgtgtttttctttgtGATAAAGCAACAAACGAATATTTGAGGTAAATGTGAACATGTGTTTTAGTTTTTGAATTCCTATATCGAATTAAATTAAACACTCTACATAGTTTTtcgttaaaattgtttttttatcaagCAAAATGTATTCTATTCCATAAGTAATAGCCCTGTTACAAAAAGAACACGTAACATAACCGTCAACCATCCTTCTGTTTTATTCTGTTTTAATATTcatctctttttttaatttcatttttatgtgtAATGGGCACAAAAGTCATTGCTTAGTCCGTACATGggttcaaatcatttttttttccaaatgaagTCTTGAGGATCATGTTCGTAATTTAAACTGAAGGAACAAAGGAAGTATAAGAAGCATTGTTTTTTCTGACCTAGTATGattgattttacaaaacataGATTTGGGGCtgaaatatcttattttctATATAGATGAAAGATTAAGGGAAGCGAAAGTAGTTAATTGAAGTTATGATCATTTTAATATCTGCTAGACATAGGTTGTTGATCTCAACATATGAGATGATGTTTGATGTTTCTGAAGTGTACACATGATGgattttatgaaactttacaATAGTGATACAAGATTGATTTATCCAACTCAGTCTTTGTGTATGTTGAAACatgaaattttatcaatatttattttatttacaatatgagTATCATGTCGAAATGTCTTTTTATAAACAGACTTAATTAAATtactgtatttatttatattacttttgtttttcttccacCTCCTAAAATCATATTTGTAATGGAGGGACTAATTCACATATATATCCATATAGATTGGTCCCTCTTACATCGTACATTTTTGCATAGTCTGCAGTCCAGagaataacattattttcatttgcaGATACTGAGGCTGGTTCGCCTGATCCCCATATAAAGTACGTCATTACGTAACCATCATCTAACTTCCACACTCCAGTTCCATCTTTCGTCCCTTGAATGTAATAGTAGCTGTTACCGGTCGTACCTACAAATTACCAATTTGATATGTAAAGCAAcagttctttcattttttgctaAATCTGCTATTGTTTACAATGTCATATAAGTAGATTGATATTGTCGTGTTAACGACTAACATTATATGAattctaaatatataataaaggaACTTGTATGCATTTCATTTATGTATTACATAATGAAGGAAAGATGTCATAAACAGAACACCATTGTATTAAAGTATAATGCAGAAGAACTACGCCACATCTAAATCTTGCTTCGACTCAACAAACTTTGTTCGCTTCATAAACGTCATTACAGTATAAAGCTACGTGTGagttacatatataaaaaaagaagatgtggtatgattgccgatgagacaactctccacaagataccaaatgacacagaaattaacatctataggtcaacgcatggccttcaacaatgtacaaagtccataccgcatagtcggctataaaggGTCCCGAAATAACTATGTAAATACAAGCTCTTTTTCACTGGTATTTTCAGCTTGATCTTTAACAGTGCTGATGCACCACTGTTCTATTTTCGGAGAGGGTTTGCTCCCTACAAACATGTAATCCAACTATATTATGGATATTACTGTCCAAAATCAGAAGCCAGTATAtcatacttgtttttcgttctttgttttgtacataaatcaggatCCAggatttctcgtttgaattgttttacatttggtcatttttgcattCGTGATGGAGCTTAATTTCTGGTAATAATTGGGTTTATTCCGAGATCGGATATCCTTTTTGTCACCATTGTAAATATTGAAAGAACAAAAACTACACGCAAATAATATGTATCATCTTAACATATTGCCAagtttaagataaaaataaaaatgaaatgttataaaatatatcaaacactTACATTTTATCTAgttaaaatatacttaccaATAATCGTGCTGACAAACTGCCATTTGTAGAAGTTTGTTATACTAACTAGCTCTTTTCCTTCCTGTTGACACTTTGTTGTCGCAACAGAAAGCTTTACTGGGTTACTGTTGTATGCTTTAATACAAGAATCCGTAAACAAATGATAAGTGTATCCAGTTCCTATCGGACAATTaactacaataaaaatttaacGCAAACGTTTTTATTTGTCATCATTTAATGTTATTAAGTTTCATTCATACTTGCATCCGATCGCATTGCATGTGTAGGTAAAGgttatatctttggttagcttgctagctgaaccgtgaagtcaatATTAGGTCGGATAAACTACCCTCCcttaagagtagactagtccgacagatagctaatctatctgtctgtaggactagacTACTTTGAAAAGTAGTCGACCTTACTTTATAATGATTCACAGTTCAGCTAGCTATTAAGGGCAtatgatacagttttgatcccatattgaaaatttgcatttaagCTATTTTTGCCTGATTACAtcaaatatgtattaaaaaatagaCCTTCATGCGCTACTTtctgagtaaaatgaggtcgaaattttatatttttgcacaAA
Proteins encoded:
- the LOC134706097 gene encoding uncharacterized protein LOC134706097 encodes the protein MASLVRCTRLCLDTSNCKSLFYDKESRRCQLHSAPTYKVTDCVDEIGWRFYTKYPGIDLIDTTSPSETTPVPSETTRVTSETPRVPSYVEVNCPIGTGYTYHLFTDSCIKAYNSNPVKLSVATTKCQQEGKELVSITNFYKWQFVSTIIGTTGNSYYYIQGTKDGTGVWKLDDGYVMTYFIWGSGEPASVSANENNVILWTADYAKMYDVRGTNLYGYICELVPPLQI